From Pseudomonas fluorescens, one genomic window encodes:
- a CDS encoding acyl-CoA dehydrogenase family protein, with translation MLRSAVVLQDPVSDPVEPMLDSQLFQQVLAEVRERREEFDALSHVPRDMIERFKQVGIYRAATPKCFGGDALAPGLFLQMIERISEADGSAGWVASFGSAGVYLAALPPETLAELYADSPDLVFAGGLFPLQPAQVVEGGWQVNGTWKFASGCKGADLLGVGIGASAAGGKPRTAVFPASQVEIIENWDVVGLKGTGSHDLRVSEQFVEDRWTFIRGGAATIDEPLFRYPSIAYAAQVLAVVNLGLARAALDEISRMANGGGITGAPKLADRAYVRIEVAKAEATLSAARSFFYGATEQVWNSILAGNPVTAEQTSLLRLSAIHVSQAGAAVVQSAYSLAGTTAIYLRHPLQRYLRDSMVVTQHAFLSEGLYDGAGSVFLGVQPFPGYI, from the coding sequence ATGCTGCGCTCAGCTGTCGTCCTACAAGATCCGGTTTCCGATCCGGTCGAGCCGATGCTCGACAGTCAGTTGTTTCAGCAGGTGCTGGCCGAGGTGCGTGAGCGTCGTGAAGAGTTCGACGCCCTGTCCCACGTGCCTCGGGACATGATCGAGCGCTTCAAGCAGGTCGGCATCTACCGTGCTGCCACGCCGAAATGCTTCGGCGGCGACGCCCTGGCGCCGGGCCTGTTCCTGCAGATGATCGAACGCATCTCCGAAGCCGACGGCTCGGCCGGTTGGGTCGCCAGCTTCGGCAGCGCCGGTGTCTACCTGGCTGCATTGCCCCCGGAAACCCTCGCCGAACTCTACGCCGACAGCCCGGACCTGGTATTCGCCGGCGGCCTGTTCCCGCTGCAGCCGGCGCAGGTGGTCGAAGGCGGCTGGCAGGTCAACGGCACCTGGAAATTCGCCAGCGGCTGCAAGGGCGCGGACTTGCTCGGTGTCGGCATTGGCGCCAGCGCCGCCGGTGGCAAGCCTCGCACCGCAGTGTTCCCGGCCAGCCAGGTCGAGATCATCGAAAACTGGGACGTGGTCGGCCTCAAAGGCACCGGCAGCCATGACCTGCGCGTCAGCGAACAATTCGTCGAAGACCGCTGGACCTTCATTCGTGGCGGCGCTGCGACCATCGACGAGCCGCTGTTCCGCTACCCCTCGATTGCCTACGCCGCGCAAGTACTGGCCGTGGTCAACCTCGGCCTGGCCCGCGCCGCCCTCGACGAAATCAGCCGCATGGCCAACGGCGGCGGCATCACCGGCGCGCCGAAACTGGCTGACCGTGCCTACGTGCGCATCGAAGTCGCCAAGGCCGAAGCCACCCTCAGCGCCGCACGCTCGTTCTTCTACGGTGCGACCGAACAGGTGTGGAACTCGATTTTGGCCGGCAATCCGGTCACCGCAGAGCAGACCAGCCTGCTGCGTCTGTCAGCGATTCACGTGTCCCAGGCCGGCGCTGCCGTGGTGCAGAGCGCCTACAGCTTGGCCGGGACCACCGCGATTTACCTGCGCCATCCGCTGCAACGCTACCTGCGCGATTCGATGGTGGTGACCCAGCACGCCTTCCTCAGTGAAGGCCTTTACGACGGCGCCGGCTCGGTGTTCCTCGGCGTCCAGCCGTTCCCGGGCTACATCTGA
- a CDS encoding nuclear transport factor 2 family protein produces the protein MNEALLQRLATLEGESAVRRLMARYMDLCDVPRAPVEARDLAQLFTEDAIWEGLGTQTAQTFGQHRGREAIAAFVAGYLPPSDHFQLNLHYLTSESIVVDGEGAQGQWIMQQISTYADGRNELFGTRLNIDFRCVNGAWLIAHFRTQRLLNLELRP, from the coding sequence ATGAACGAGGCCTTGCTGCAGCGTCTGGCGACGCTCGAAGGGGAAAGTGCAGTGCGCCGCCTGATGGCGCGCTACATGGACCTGTGCGATGTGCCGCGGGCGCCGGTCGAGGCCCGCGACCTGGCACAACTGTTCACCGAGGACGCGATCTGGGAAGGCCTCGGCACCCAGACCGCGCAGACCTTCGGCCAGCACCGAGGACGCGAGGCGATCGCGGCGTTTGTTGCGGGTTACCTGCCGCCGTCCGATCACTTCCAGCTGAACCTGCATTACCTCACCAGCGAGTCGATTGTGGTCGACGGCGAAGGCGCGCAGGGGCAGTGGATCATGCAGCAGATTTCCACCTACGCCGATGGCCGCAACGAGCTGTTCGGCACCCGGTTGAACATTGATTTTCGCTGCGTCAACGGTGCTTGGCTGATCGCCCATTTCCGCACCCAGCGCCTGTTGAACCTGGAGCTGCGACCATGA
- a CDS encoding amidase, which yields MSTFISEFLLGGNGKRVAIKDSIDIAGHPTRSGSRAFAEAAPATKNAEVVDAILDAGWQIVGKTNLHELAFGVTGINDWTGTPINPQAPDRVPGGSSSGSAAAVAAGLADIAIGTDTGGSVRVPAACCGVAGLKPTYGRVSRVGAHPLESSLDCVGPFARSMDDLIAAMQVICPGFNVQGLPGDGAKVGFLDVACDAHLQASLGAAADRAGWRRSHLQLSEFEAAFVAGLTVINFENWAAFGHLTGKGLIGADVETRLLAASRTSRQDLAEAEAVRARFTRQVDEALEDFAVLLLPTLPSLPPTVSDARAGSKAVAGMTPLVRPFNLSGHPALTVPVELDCGGLKVGLQIVGRKGQDEQVCAFGAQLQQSMLG from the coding sequence ATGAGTACCTTCATCAGCGAATTCCTCCTCGGTGGCAACGGCAAGCGCGTGGCGATAAAGGACTCGATCGACATTGCCGGACACCCGACCCGTTCCGGTAGCCGCGCGTTTGCCGAGGCTGCCCCGGCGACCAAGAACGCCGAAGTCGTCGACGCGATCCTCGACGCTGGCTGGCAGATTGTCGGCAAGACCAACCTGCACGAACTGGCGTTCGGCGTCACCGGGATCAACGACTGGACCGGCACCCCGATCAACCCACAAGCCCCTGACCGGGTGCCGGGCGGTTCTTCCAGCGGTTCGGCCGCAGCGGTTGCCGCAGGCCTGGCGGACATCGCCATTGGCACCGACACCGGTGGTTCGGTGCGCGTGCCGGCGGCGTGCTGCGGGGTTGCCGGTTTGAAGCCGACTTATGGGCGGGTCAGCCGGGTCGGTGCTCACCCATTGGAATCGAGCCTCGATTGCGTCGGGCCGTTCGCCAGATCCATGGACGATCTGATCGCCGCGATGCAGGTGATCTGCCCGGGCTTCAACGTGCAAGGCCTGCCCGGCGATGGCGCCAAAGTCGGTTTTCTCGACGTTGCTTGCGACGCCCATTTGCAAGCCAGCCTCGGCGCCGCTGCGGACCGTGCCGGATGGCGGCGCAGCCACCTGCAGTTGAGCGAATTCGAAGCGGCATTCGTCGCCGGGCTGACGGTGATCAATTTTGAAAACTGGGCCGCGTTCGGTCACCTGACCGGCAAAGGCCTGATCGGTGCCGACGTCGAAACCCGTTTGCTGGCGGCCAGCCGTACCTCGCGTCAGGACCTGGCCGAAGCCGAAGCCGTACGTGCGCGCTTCACCCGGCAAGTGGATGAGGCGCTTGAAGATTTTGCCGTATTGCTCTTGCCAACACTGCCCAGCCTGCCGCCGACCGTCAGCGACGCCCGCGCCGGCAGCAAGGCTGTAGCCGGCATGACGCCGCTGGTGCGGCCGTTCAATTTGAGCGGTCACCCGGCACTGACGGTGCCGGTGGAACTGGACTGCGGCGGGCTGAAAGTCGGCCTGCAGATCGTCGGGCGCAAGGGGCAGGACGAACAGGTCTGCGCCTTCGGTGCGCAACTGCAACAGAGCATGCTCGGTTAG
- a CDS encoding aromatic ring-hydroxylating oxygenase subunit alpha translates to MSIHEYPLIATSRSPEQLVQHDRVDVSLYNDPALFEAELEKIFYRTWVWVAHESEVRNSGDFKTATIGRRPVIVVRDKKNNINVLENRCRHRGATVCEKHKGNATGFTCPYHSWSYGLDGKLRALPYPDGYEGILEKSELPLTSLRVESYAGMIFASYNDEIEPLEDFLGGARHWMDLFMKQGAGYPIKTQGEHKFSFKGNWKIQLENTTDGYHFPIVHKSFMSSVDEETSEMLSFMTDEQAVTHSLGNGHSVMVMVPEHVDLDHDDGTEQLQERFAHVTEELSKSMPADQVRRIVRSLHGAGFNLNLFPNVAMSMSFFRVLRPVSVTETEIRHVALGMDGGPEIANRERMRIHEHFQGPFGFGSPDDAEAWDRVQRGSYAGVDAPILVNRGLNREITAENGDKVSHATDEGGMRGAYDMWKRMMSQ, encoded by the coding sequence ATGAGCATTCATGAATACCCGCTGATCGCGACGTCGAGAAGCCCCGAACAGCTGGTCCAGCACGACCGCGTCGACGTTTCGCTGTACAACGATCCGGCGCTCTTTGAAGCCGAGCTGGAAAAGATTTTCTACCGCACCTGGGTGTGGGTTGCCCACGAAAGCGAAGTGCGTAACAGCGGCGACTTCAAGACCGCGACCATCGGCCGTCGTCCGGTGATCGTGGTGCGCGATAAAAAGAACAACATTAATGTTCTGGAAAACCGCTGCCGTCACCGTGGCGCCACCGTGTGCGAGAAGCACAAGGGCAATGCCACCGGTTTCACCTGCCCGTACCACAGTTGGTCCTATGGCCTGGACGGCAAGCTGCGCGCGCTGCCGTATCCGGACGGCTATGAAGGCATCCTCGAAAAGTCCGAACTGCCGCTGACCAGCCTGCGCGTCGAAAGCTACGCCGGCATGATCTTCGCCAGCTACAACGACGAGATCGAGCCGCTGGAAGATTTCCTCGGTGGTGCCAGGCACTGGATGGACCTGTTCATGAAGCAGGGCGCCGGCTACCCGATCAAGACCCAGGGCGAACACAAGTTCAGCTTCAAGGGCAACTGGAAGATCCAGCTGGAAAACACCACCGACGGTTATCACTTCCCGATCGTGCACAAGTCGTTCATGTCGTCGGTGGATGAAGAGACCTCGGAAATGCTCTCGTTCATGACCGACGAACAAGCCGTGACCCACTCCCTGGGCAACGGCCATAGCGTCATGGTGATGGTCCCGGAGCACGTCGACCTCGATCACGACGACGGCACCGAGCAGTTGCAGGAGCGCTTTGCCCACGTCACTGAAGAGCTGTCGAAAAGCATGCCGGCCGATCAGGTCCGGCGCATCGTGCGCTCCCTGCACGGCGCCGGGTTCAACTTGAACCTGTTCCCCAACGTGGCCATGTCGATGTCGTTCTTCCGTGTGCTGCGCCCGGTGTCGGTCACCGAAACCGAGATCCGTCACGTTGCCCTGGGCATGGACGGCGGCCCGGAAATCGCCAACCGCGAACGCATGCGCATCCACGAACACTTCCAGGGCCCGTTCGGTTTCGGCAGCCCTGACGACGCCGAAGCCTGGGACCGCGTGCAGCGCGGCTCGTATGCCGGCGTCGACGCGCCGATCCTGGTCAACCGTGGCCTGAATCGGGAAATCACCGCTGAGAACGGCGACAAAGTCAGCCACGCCACCGACGAAGGCGGCATGCGCGGTGCCTACGACATGTGGAAAAGGATGATGAGCCAATGA
- a CDS encoding aromatic-ring-hydroxylating dioxygenase subunit beta translates to MSNHDTLNGFTGPLAQAIEFIWREAELLDHKHYAEWATLWSDSGKYIIPIDPDTEDFEATLNYAYDDARMRDLRIERLTAGYSPSAVDAAKTIRTVSRFRLVEAAGDIVEVNSAQVLYAYKRGVHTPFVADLNHRIRFTDGVPSLERKVVRLINSTDSLSALGFLL, encoded by the coding sequence ATGAGCAATCACGACACCTTGAACGGTTTCACCGGCCCGCTGGCCCAGGCCATCGAATTCATCTGGCGCGAAGCCGAGCTGCTCGATCACAAGCACTACGCCGAGTGGGCGACCCTGTGGAGCGACAGCGGTAAATACATCATTCCGATCGACCCCGACACCGAAGATTTCGAGGCGACCCTCAACTACGCCTACGACGATGCGCGCATGCGTGACTTGCGCATCGAACGCCTGACCGCCGGTTACTCGCCGTCGGCGGTGGACGCGGCGAAAACCATCCGCACAGTCTCGCGTTTCCGCCTGGTGGAAGCCGCTGGCGATATCGTCGAAGTCAACTCGGCGCAGGTGCTGTACGCCTACAAACGTGGGGTGCACACGCCGTTCGTGGCCGACCTCAACCACCGCATCCGCTTCACCGATGGCGTGCCGTCGCTGGAGCGCAAAGTGGTACGGCTGATCAACTCCACCGACAGCCTGAGCGCGCTCGGCTTCCTGCTGTGA
- a CDS encoding SDR family NAD(P)-dependent oxidoreductase, which translates to MSRVALITGASRGLGECIARRLHAAGYRVGLADVRVDGVQQLAAELDSSGATAVAIELDVRNKADFQRARDLLSERWGGTDILVNNAGVSKVAALMEITPEEFDESMAINLRGTFVACQVFGAHFAERGFGRIVNIASLAGQNGGTATGAHYAAAKGGVATLTKVFARELAPQGVTVNSISPGPQDLPVVRESVAPERLEQILKMIPTGSLGNPEFIADSVLLLIADNATSVTGACLDVNGGLFMR; encoded by the coding sequence ATGAGTCGAGTCGCATTGATCACCGGCGCCTCCCGCGGATTGGGTGAGTGCATCGCCCGCCGCTTGCACGCAGCGGGTTATCGCGTCGGCCTGGCCGATGTGCGCGTCGATGGCGTGCAGCAACTGGCTGCCGAGCTGGACAGCAGCGGCGCCACGGCTGTCGCTATCGAGCTGGATGTGCGCAACAAGGCGGACTTTCAACGTGCCCGCGACCTGCTCAGCGAACGCTGGGGCGGCACCGACATTCTGGTGAACAACGCCGGCGTGTCGAAGGTGGCAGCGCTGATGGAGATCACTCCGGAAGAGTTCGACGAGTCGATGGCGATCAACCTGCGCGGCACGTTTGTCGCCTGCCAGGTGTTTGGCGCGCATTTCGCCGAGCGTGGCTTCGGGCGCATCGTCAACATCGCCTCCCTGGCCGGGCAGAACGGCGGCACCGCCACCGGCGCACATTACGCGGCGGCCAAGGGCGGCGTGGCGACCCTGACCAAAGTCTTCGCCCGCGAACTGGCGCCGCAAGGCGTGACCGTCAACAGCATCTCGCCCGGTCCGCAAGACTTGCCGGTGGTTCGTGAATCGGTAGCGCCGGAGCGCCTGGAACAGATCTTGAAAATGATCCCGACCGGCTCCCTCGGTAATCCCGAGTTCATCGCCGACAGCGTGCTGCTGCTGATCGCCGATAACGCGACCTCGGTGACGGGCGCGTGCCTGGACGTCAACGGCGGCTTGTTCATGCGCTGA
- a CDS encoding PDR/VanB family oxidoreductase, translated as MMKVKIERIVDEALDIRSFRLVRSDGQPLDTYEPGAHVDLTGPTGVTRQYSLCSPPQDRRAYLVAVKKEAQSRGGSLALHEQVQEGMELEMGAPRNLFRLDESALEHVLFAAGIGVTPLLSMAYRLAQSGQSYRLHYFARSAQYAAFAELLASEFANHVEFHYGIEPADLDGALSACLDRASLAAHVYTCGPAPFMNKVVEVAARTRSDDAIHLEHFAADPAANSAPAGTFEVELASSGVVLQVPANSSLVDVLQAHGCDIDTECREGICGTCIVDVLDGVPEHRDNCLSNKEKASNKQICACVSRALSARLVLDI; from the coding sequence ATGATGAAGGTGAAGATCGAAAGGATCGTCGACGAAGCGCTGGATATCCGTTCCTTTCGCCTCGTGCGCAGTGACGGCCAGCCGCTCGACACCTATGAGCCGGGTGCCCACGTCGACCTGACCGGTCCGACCGGGGTGACCCGCCAGTATTCGCTGTGCAGTCCGCCGCAGGACCGCCGCGCCTACCTGGTAGCGGTGAAAAAAGAAGCGCAATCGCGTGGCGGTTCCCTGGCCTTGCACGAGCAGGTGCAGGAAGGCATGGAGCTGGAGATGGGCGCGCCACGCAACCTGTTCCGCCTTGATGAAAGCGCTCTCGAGCATGTGCTGTTCGCGGCCGGAATCGGCGTCACGCCGCTGCTGAGCATGGCCTATCGACTGGCGCAAAGCGGTCAGTCCTATCGCCTGCATTACTTCGCCCGCTCGGCGCAGTACGCAGCCTTTGCCGAACTGTTGGCCAGCGAGTTTGCCAACCACGTCGAGTTCCACTACGGCATCGAGCCGGCCGACCTGGATGGCGCCCTGAGCGCCTGCCTGGACCGCGCCAGTCTCGCCGCCCACGTTTACACCTGTGGCCCGGCGCCGTTCATGAACAAAGTGGTGGAAGTGGCCGCGCGCACACGTAGCGACGACGCGATTCACCTCGAACACTTCGCCGCCGACCCGGCCGCCAACAGTGCGCCAGCCGGGACTTTCGAGGTGGAGCTGGCCAGTTCCGGGGTGGTCCTGCAAGTGCCAGCCAACAGCAGTCTGGTCGATGTGCTGCAAGCCCACGGCTGCGACATCGACACCGAGTGCCGCGAAGGCATCTGCGGCACTTGCATCGTCGACGTGCTCGACGGCGTGCCGGAGCATCGCGACAACTGCCTGTCGAACAAGGAGAAGGCCTCCAACAAGCAGATCTGCGCCTGTGTTTCCCGGGCACTTTCCGCTCGTCTGGTATTGGATATCTAA
- the feaR gene encoding transcriptional regulator FeaR, which yields MITASTVRNEAFESWLSQVNQACGRFDARALDSDFYGELTEFHSGAINLSVVDMAHVHLYRTSKDVSTSSDGHYYAVFQMRGSSQLEQGDNRALLGCGDIALIDASRPSDMIYHEDSRQLSLILPRQVLERGSHLNSVNCATRLSASTPLAALANKLVLDTCQQEGLEMQESEAVLDALASLLLPGISARDSAADPHERQFRKIIAFIDAHLGDEELCPELIAREVGVSVRGLYRMFSKRGLVVAQYIKHRRLDFCAENLRSADGEQKLSALCYAWGFSDSSYFSSAFKSRFGVSPGAYRKRYSQG from the coding sequence ATGATTACAGCATCGACGGTGCGCAATGAGGCGTTCGAAAGTTGGTTGAGCCAGGTGAACCAGGCCTGTGGGCGTTTCGATGCCCGGGCGCTGGACAGTGACTTCTACGGCGAACTGACGGAATTTCACAGCGGTGCGATCAACCTCAGCGTGGTCGACATGGCCCACGTGCACCTGTACCGCACCAGCAAGGACGTCAGCACCAGCAGCGACGGCCACTACTATGCGGTGTTCCAGATGCGCGGCAGTTCGCAGTTGGAGCAGGGCGACAACCGCGCCTTGCTCGGCTGTGGCGACATCGCCCTGATTGACGCCAGCCGGCCCAGCGACATGATCTATCACGAGGATTCGCGCCAGCTATCGCTGATCCTGCCGCGCCAGGTGCTCGAACGTGGCTCCCACTTGAACAGCGTCAACTGCGCCACGCGCCTGTCGGCCAGCACCCCGCTGGCAGCCCTGGCCAACAAGCTGGTGCTCGATACCTGCCAACAGGAAGGCCTGGAAATGCAGGAAAGCGAGGCGGTGCTGGATGCCCTTGCCAGCCTGTTGTTACCGGGCATCAGCGCCCGCGACAGCGCTGCCGACCCGCACGAACGGCAGTTCCGCAAGATCATCGCGTTCATTGATGCCCATCTAGGTGACGAGGAGTTGTGCCCGGAACTGATTGCCCGTGAAGTGGGGGTGTCTGTGCGCGGTCTGTACCGGATGTTCTCCAAGCGCGGCCTGGTGGTGGCGCAGTACATCAAGCATCGGCGCCTGGATTTCTGCGCGGAAAACCTGCGCAGTGCCGACGGCGAGCAGAAACTCTCGGCGCTGTGTTATGCCTGGGGGTTCTCGGATTCCAGCTATTTCTCGTCGGCGTTCAAATCGCGCTTCGGCGTGTCGCCGGGGGCTTATCGCAAGCGCTATAGCCAGGGTTGA
- a CDS encoding response regulator transcription factor, producing METRKPIVYIVDDDKDLRTSLAWLLESVSVQAQCFAGAEEFLNQYDPKQPACLVLDVRMPETSGFQLQEILNQRGSSLPTIFVSAHGDIPMSVAAMKNGALDFVEKPYNPQQMIDRIQTALKTAVHAQADQAQRQHMQGKLALLTAREREVLMLVIDGKASKVIARELDISVKTVDVHRTKIKEKMGVSSIAMLVREVLHLPVEEPGRH from the coding sequence ATGGAAACCCGCAAACCGATTGTTTATATCGTTGATGACGACAAAGACCTGCGCACTTCGCTGGCCTGGTTGCTCGAGTCCGTCAGTGTCCAGGCGCAGTGCTTTGCCGGCGCCGAAGAGTTCCTCAACCAATACGACCCCAAGCAGCCCGCCTGCCTGGTGCTCGACGTGCGCATGCCGGAAACCAGCGGCTTCCAGCTGCAGGAAATCCTCAACCAGCGTGGCAGCAGCCTGCCGACCATCTTCGTCTCGGCCCATGGCGACATTCCGATGTCGGTGGCAGCGATGAAAAACGGCGCGCTGGATTTCGTCGAGAAGCCCTACAACCCGCAGCAGATGATCGACCGCATCCAGACCGCGCTGAAGACCGCCGTGCACGCCCAGGCCGATCAGGCGCAGCGTCAGCACATGCAAGGCAAGCTGGCACTGCTGACCGCCCGTGAGCGTGAGGTATTGATGCTGGTGATCGATGGCAAGGCCAGCAAAGTCATCGCCCGCGAGCTGGACATCAGCGTCAAGACAGTTGATGTGCACCGGACCAAGATCAAGGAAAAGATGGGCGTGAGCAGCATCGCCATGCTGGTGCGCGAGGTGCTGCATTTGCCGGTTGAGGAGCCGGGGAGGCATTGA
- the hpaC gene encoding 4-hydroxyphenylacetate 3-monooxygenase, reductase component: MANLSQQQIDFRNAMAQLPAAVNIITTNGPGGRCGITASAVCSVTDSPPTVLVCVNRNSATHDVFRTNGHLCVNVLCGEQEELARHFAGMTQVPMAERFAWDLWDDGASDVPVLRDALVQLEGRISECKEVGSHSVMFVELTKVGVREPRDSLVYFNRLFHRLEHAGAHC; this comes from the coding sequence ATGGCCAACTTGAGCCAGCAGCAAATCGACTTCCGCAACGCCATGGCGCAACTGCCCGCGGCGGTGAACATCATCACCACCAATGGCCCTGGCGGACGCTGCGGCATTACTGCCAGCGCGGTGTGTTCGGTCACCGACTCGCCGCCCACGGTGTTGGTCTGCGTCAACCGCAACAGCGCCACCCACGACGTGTTCCGCACCAACGGCCATCTGTGCGTCAACGTGCTGTGCGGCGAACAGGAAGAGCTGGCTCGGCACTTTGCCGGGATGACTCAGGTGCCAATGGCCGAGCGCTTTGCCTGGGACCTGTGGGACGACGGCGCCAGCGACGTGCCGGTGCTGCGTGACGCGCTGGTGCAGCTCGAAGGGCGGATCAGCGAGTGCAAGGAAGTTGGTTCGCACTCGGTGATGTTCGTCGAACTGACCAAAGTCGGCGTGCGCGAACCGCGCGACAGCCTGGTGTACTTCAACCGCCTGTTCCACCGCTTGGAGCATGCCGGGGCGCATTGCTGA
- a CDS encoding phosphotransferase enzyme family protein: MTAFHTLPHDQQVAHLHDLARHALQHWDGEFAEIELVKFRENAVFSARRDDGQRVALRIHRNGYHCAAALRSELLWMDALAGAGITVPQIIRAQNQSHLIEVTHQAIGESRHIDMLAWLPGATAGTSENGVQAETEINFLFNEAGALAARIHLHSAQWQQPDEFVRHAWDEEGLIGANPFWGRFWELGQLSAEQRDLLQEARRAARRDLRQYGRHLGNFGMIHADLVPENLLIEGPRLRLIDFDDAGFGWHMFELATALYFCLDDPRYEQIKAALLDGYHAVKPLTAADRQTLALFLMLRGTTYLGWIHTRQGTPTAIEMAPMLIDRACRLAREYLRV; encoded by the coding sequence ATGACTGCATTCCACACCCTGCCCCATGACCAGCAAGTCGCCCATCTGCACGATCTGGCCCGCCACGCCCTGCAACACTGGGACGGCGAATTCGCCGAGATCGAGCTGGTGAAGTTCCGCGAGAACGCGGTGTTCTCGGCGCGCCGCGACGACGGTCAGCGCGTCGCCCTGCGCATTCATCGCAACGGTTATCACTGCGCCGCGGCGTTGCGCTCCGAGTTGCTGTGGATGGACGCGTTGGCGGGCGCCGGCATCACCGTGCCGCAGATCATTCGCGCCCAGAACCAGAGCCATTTGATCGAAGTCACCCACCAGGCCATTGGCGAATCACGCCACATCGACATGCTCGCGTGGCTACCGGGCGCCACCGCCGGTACCTCGGAAAACGGCGTGCAGGCCGAGACCGAAATCAATTTCCTGTTCAACGAAGCCGGGGCACTGGCGGCGCGTATTCACCTGCACTCGGCGCAATGGCAGCAGCCGGACGAGTTTGTTCGGCATGCCTGGGACGAAGAAGGCTTGATCGGCGCCAACCCGTTCTGGGGGCGTTTCTGGGAGCTGGGGCAACTCAGCGCCGAGCAACGCGATTTACTGCAAGAGGCTCGGCGCGCGGCGCGTCGGGACTTGCGCCAGTACGGTCGGCACCTGGGCAATTTCGGCATGATCCACGCCGACCTGGTCCCGGAAAACCTGCTGATCGAAGGCCCGCGCCTGCGCCTGATCGACTTCGACGATGCCGGCTTTGGCTGGCACATGTTCGAGCTGGCAACCGCACTGTACTTCTGCCTCGACGATCCGCGTTATGAGCAGATCAAGGCGGCGCTCCTCGACGGCTACCATGCGGTCAAGCCACTGACCGCGGCCGACCGCCAGACCCTGGCGCTGTTCCTGATGCTGCGCGGCACCACCTACCTGGGCTGGATTCACACCCGCCAGGGCACGCCGACGGCGATTGAAATGGCACCGATGCTGATTGACCGGGCGTGCCGGTTGGCGCGGGAATATTTGCGGGTTTGA